From a region of the Ardenticatena maritima genome:
- a CDS encoding trans-sulfuration enzyme family protein gives MPTWGVHTTAIHAGEEEGVADVAPPIHVSSSFRFSSAEEAAQAFEVEDRYIYTRWNNPTINQLEAKVAALEGGEAALAAASGMAAVSTAVLTAVQAGDHVVASTGLYGGTLHFLRETLPRYGVAVSFATATDVSAFESALRPDTRLIYLESPNNPALELNDIAAITALARERGILTMIDNTFATPINQKPLALGVDVVVHSATKYFCGHGDALGGVIVGARDFIERARKETLRHFGGNISPFNAWLIARGMQTLPLRVARHNENALRLAEWLAEDPRVAWVRYPWHPSHPQHDLARRQMPGGGGGVVVFEVKGGLQAGMHLLDRVRLCTQAASLGDTHTLISHPASTMLAHVPPEVRRAGGVSDGLIRLAVGLEDVEDIIADLDQALGKTP, from the coding sequence ATGCCAACGTGGGGTGTTCACACAACCGCCATTCATGCCGGTGAAGAAGAAGGGGTGGCCGACGTTGCGCCACCCATTCATGTTTCCAGCTCGTTTCGGTTTTCATCGGCGGAAGAAGCCGCCCAAGCCTTTGAAGTCGAAGACCGCTACATCTACACACGGTGGAACAACCCCACCATCAACCAGCTCGAAGCCAAGGTCGCGGCGCTTGAAGGCGGCGAAGCCGCGCTCGCGGCGGCGTCCGGCATGGCGGCGGTCAGCACAGCCGTGCTCACTGCGGTGCAAGCCGGCGACCACGTGGTCGCCAGCACGGGGCTCTACGGCGGGACGCTGCACTTCCTGCGTGAAACGTTGCCGCGCTACGGCGTGGCGGTTTCATTCGCCACCGCCACCGACGTGAGCGCCTTTGAATCTGCCTTGCGTCCCGATACGCGCCTCATTTACCTTGAATCGCCCAACAACCCCGCGTTGGAACTCAACGACATTGCCGCCATCACAGCGCTGGCACGCGAGCGGGGCATTCTCACCATGATTGACAACACCTTTGCCACGCCCATCAACCAGAAGCCGCTGGCGCTGGGCGTGGACGTCGTGGTGCACTCCGCCACGAAGTACTTTTGCGGACATGGTGATGCGCTCGGCGGCGTGATTGTCGGCGCGCGCGACTTCATCGAGCGGGCGCGCAAGGAGACCCTGCGCCACTTTGGCGGCAACATTTCGCCTTTCAACGCCTGGCTGATTGCGCGCGGCATGCAGACCTTGCCGTTGCGCGTGGCACGCCACAACGAAAACGCCCTGCGCCTTGCCGAATGGCTCGCCGAAGACCCCCGCGTCGCCTGGGTGCGGTATCCGTGGCACCCCTCGCACCCCCAGCACGACCTCGCCCGCCGGCAGATGCCGGGCGGCGGCGGCGGTGTGGTGGTCTTTGAAGTCAAAGGGGGCTTGCAGGCGGGTATGCACCTGCTCGACCGGGTACGCCTGTGCACACAAGCCGCCAGCCTTGGTGATACGCATACGCTCATCTCGCACCCGGCGAGCACGATGCTGGCGCATGTCCCGCCCGAAGTGCGCCGTGCGGGCGGCGTCAGCGATGGGCTGATTCGGCTGGCGGTGGGCTTGGAGGACGTGGAAGACATCATCGCCGACCTGGACCAGGCGTTGGGAAAAACGCCTTGA
- a CDS encoding aldehyde ferredoxin oxidoreductase family protein, which translates to MPYGYHGTILHVNLTTGEYHIEHPNEAVYRTYMGGSALGLWYILREVKPGTDPLGPDNVLTFSNSVLTGTPVHGQSRTTANAKSPLTGGIGDSQAGGFWPAELKFAGFDAIVIRGRAPKPVYLWLHDGAVELRDATHLWGLDTGETMQRIREELGDHRIEVAAIGPAGENLVRYAAIMNMANRAFGRTGMGAVMGSKNLKAIAVRGKQRPALFDKDRVLELSRWGRDHVENIGALAKYGTSVVVKAQNYVGGLPTRNYSRGVFEHAKEISGQTMYHTILVDRDTCYACATKCKRVVEVKEGPYTVDRLYGGPEYETIATFGSYCEVGDLKAIAKANELCNRYGLDTISAGATIAWAMEAFENGALTLEETDGIELRFGNADAMLQALEALAHRRGTLGDLLAEGSARAAQRIGRGSDAFLITVKGQEAPAHMPQIKRSLGLIYAVNPFGADHQSSEHDTSYMPKSSKRDLERLAMLGLTSPQDLDALNREKVEFALKTQYFYSALDTLGLCQFDWGPAWQLYGPEHLADYVNAVTGWDVTLDELMTVGRRRLNMLRAFNAREGIGRDADKLTKRLHQMLTDEPNNGLQITPEELEQAKDLYYEMAGWDTRTGYPTAETLAALGLEWIPGLP; encoded by the coding sequence ATGCCCTACGGATATCACGGAACGATTTTGCACGTCAACCTGACGACCGGCGAATACCATATCGAACACCCCAATGAGGCGGTGTATCGCACCTACATGGGGGGCAGTGCGCTGGGGCTCTGGTACATCCTGCGCGAGGTCAAGCCCGGCACCGACCCGTTGGGTCCCGACAACGTGTTGACGTTCAGCAACAGCGTGCTGACTGGAACACCGGTACACGGACAGAGCCGCACCACCGCCAATGCCAAAAGCCCCCTCACCGGCGGCATTGGCGATTCACAGGCGGGCGGCTTCTGGCCGGCTGAACTCAAATTTGCCGGCTTCGACGCCATTGTCATTCGCGGGCGCGCCCCCAAGCCGGTCTATCTCTGGCTGCATGACGGCGCCGTTGAACTCCGTGACGCCACGCACTTGTGGGGGCTCGATACGGGCGAAACCATGCAGCGCATTCGCGAAGAACTGGGCGACCACCGTATCGAAGTGGCGGCGATTGGTCCCGCCGGCGAAAACCTGGTGCGCTATGCCGCCATCATGAACATGGCGAACCGCGCTTTTGGGCGCACAGGCATGGGCGCGGTCATGGGTTCCAAGAACCTCAAAGCCATTGCCGTGCGCGGCAAGCAGCGCCCCGCCCTGTTCGACAAAGACCGCGTGCTGGAACTTTCACGCTGGGGGCGCGACCACGTGGAAAACATCGGCGCGCTTGCCAAATACGGCACCTCGGTTGTGGTCAAGGCGCAAAATTACGTGGGCGGCTTGCCCACGCGCAACTATTCGCGCGGCGTTTTCGAGCATGCGAAAGAGATTTCAGGCCAAACCATGTACCACACCATCCTGGTTGACCGCGACACCTGCTATGCCTGCGCCACCAAATGCAAGCGCGTCGTCGAAGTCAAGGAGGGACCGTACACCGTTGACCGCTTGTACGGCGGTCCCGAATACGAAACGATTGCCACATTCGGCTCTTACTGTGAAGTGGGCGACCTGAAAGCCATTGCCAAAGCCAACGAACTCTGCAACCGCTATGGGTTGGATACCATCTCCGCCGGCGCGACCATCGCCTGGGCAATGGAAGCCTTTGAGAATGGCGCGCTCACGCTGGAAGAGACCGACGGCATCGAACTGCGCTTTGGCAACGCCGACGCCATGTTGCAGGCGCTGGAAGCATTGGCGCACCGCCGCGGCACGCTGGGCGATTTGCTTGCTGAAGGGTCGGCGCGCGCGGCGCAGCGCATTGGGCGGGGCAGTGACGCCTTTCTGATTACGGTGAAAGGGCAAGAAGCGCCCGCGCACATGCCCCAAATCAAGCGCAGTCTGGGGCTCATCTACGCCGTCAACCCCTTCGGCGCCGACCACCAATCCAGCGAGCACGATACCTCGTACATGCCCAAATCCAGCAAGCGCGACCTGGAACGCCTCGCCATGCTGGGCTTGACCAGCCCGCAAGACCTCGACGCGCTCAACCGCGAAAAAGTCGAATTTGCGCTCAAAACGCAATACTTCTACTCGGCGCTCGACACGTTGGGCTTGTGCCAGTTTGACTGGGGACCCGCCTGGCAACTCTACGGTCCCGAACACCTTGCCGACTACGTCAATGCCGTGACCGGTTGGGACGTGACGCTGGATGAACTGATGACCGTGGGGCGGCGGCGCTTGAACATGTTGCGGGCGTTCAACGCGCGTGAAGGCATTGGGCGCGACGCCGACAAACTGACGAAGCGCCTGCACCAAATGCTCACTGACGAACCCAACAACGGCTTGCAAATCACCCCCGAAGAACTTGAACAAGCCAAAGACCTTTACTACGAAATGGCGGGTTGGGATACGCGCACCGGCTACCCAACCGCCGAAACCCTGGCGGCGCTCGGTTTGGAGTGGATTCCAGGGTTGCCTTGA